A part of Rhodamnia argentea isolate NSW1041297 chromosome 8, ASM2092103v1, whole genome shotgun sequence genomic DNA contains:
- the LOC115738202 gene encoding syntaxin-71-like, whose protein sequence is MSVIDIRFRVDAICKRYDKYDIEKQQNAYGDDAFARLYSAVESDLDAALEKSERAVVETNRASSAALNAEIRRTKARLMEEIAKLHKLAQKKVKGLSKDDLLTRNDLVLALQERVQSIPDGTIAPRKQSGGWSASTSHENNIKFDSSDGHLNDGFFQQSEESSQFRREFEMRKMKQDEGLDVISEGLDTLKNLAHDMNEELDRQVPLVDEIDTKVDRATSDLKNTNVRLKETLFKIRSSRNFFIDIILLCVILGIVSYLYNVLS, encoded by the exons atgagcgtCATTGACATCCGGTTCAGGGTCGACGCCATTTGCAAGAGGTACGACAAGTATGATATCGAGAAGCAGCAGAATGCCTACGGCGACGACGCCTTCGCCCGCCTCTACTCCGCGGTCGAGTCCGACCTCGATGCCGCCCTCGAG AAATCTGAGAGGGCCGTGGTGGAGACAAACAGGGCTTCCTCGGCGGCTCTGAACGCCGAGATCCGGAGGACGAAGGCCCGGTTGATGGAGGAAATAGCTAAGCTGCACAAGTTGGCTCAAAAGAAG GTTAAAGGGCTGTCTAAAGATGACCTGCTGACTCGGAATGATCTGGTTCTTGCACTACAAGAAAGAGTTCAATCCATACCTGATGGGACAATTGCACCACGCAAACAATCTGGAGGATGGTCTGCTTCGACATCTCATGAGAACAACATCAAGTTTGACTCTTCAG ATGGACATTTGAATGATGGTTTCTTCCAACAAAGTGAAGAATCAAGCCAATTTAGGCGAGAATTTGAAATGCGGAAGATGAAACAG GATGAAGGTCTTGATGTGATATCAGAAGGATTAGATACACTGAAGAATCTGGCCCATGATATGAATGAG GAGTTGGATAGACAAGTTCCTTTAGTGGATGAGATCGATACTAAG GTGGACAGAGCAACATCCGACCTTAAAAATACAAATGTCAGACTTAAGGAGACTCTGTTCAAG ATAAGATCCAGCCGAAACTTCTTCATCGACATTATTCTCCTTTGCGTTATCCTGGGCATTGTTTCGTATTTATATAA TGTACTGAGCTAA